Proteins encoded by one window of Mobula hypostoma chromosome 21, sMobHyp1.1, whole genome shotgun sequence:
- the mtrfr gene encoding mitochondrial translation release factor in rescue, whose amino-acid sequence MVSSILYSFLQSLGRARPCSIQHWISAKPFLDTRHTMLFLTASKKGFPDLPVVVEADLDEQFVRGHGPGGQATNKTSNCVVLKHVPSGIVVKCHQTRSVDQNRKIARTILQQKLDVYYKGINSEVMKQKQEQQWKKQEKKKKAKDNLERKRQFKNLLKESIDAT is encoded by the exons ATGGTTTCCTCCATTTTGTACAGTTTCTTACAGTCACTAGGAAGAGCACGGCCATGTTCCATACAACACTGGATTTCAGCAAAGCCGTTTCTGGATACCAGGCATACTATGTTGTTTCTAACTGCCAGCAAGAAGGGTTTTCCAGACCTGCCGGTGGTGGTTGAAGCTGATTTAGATGAGCAGTTTGTTCGCGGACATGGCCCTGGGGGTCAGGCAACCAACAAGACCAGTAACTGTGTTGTACTCAAACACGTCCCGTCTGGAATTGTTGTAAAG TGCCATCAGACGAGATCGGTGGATCAGAACAGGAAAATAGCCCGAACAATTCTGCAACAAAAGCTCGATGTCTATTACAAAGGGATCAACAGTGAAGTTATGAAGCAAAAACAGGAGCAACAGTGGAAGAAAcaagagaagaaaaagaaagcaaaagatAATTTAGAAAGAAAACGACAATTTAAGAATCTTTTAAAAGAATCCATAGATGCCACTTAA